A section of the Apodemus sylvaticus chromosome 10, mApoSyl1.1, whole genome shotgun sequence genome encodes:
- the Rnft1 gene encoding E3 ubiquitin-protein ligase RNFT1, translating to MQASCNQLHDPPGTAHDEDAAASPCVHSRATEGSLHPGDVHIQINSGSKEYSENPSSRNTRSGVCTCAHGCVHSRFRSYSHSEARPPDDFATESGEHGSGSFSEFRYLFKWLQKSLPYILILGIKLVMQHITGISLGIGLLTTFMYANKSIVNQVFLRERSSKLHCAWLLVFLAGSSILLYYTFHSQSLHYSLVFLNPTLEQLSFWEVLWIVGITDFILKFFFMGLKCLILLVPSFFMPFKSKGYWYMLLEELCQYYRIFVPIPVWFRYLISYGEFGNVTTWSLGILLALLYLILKLLDFFGHLRTFRQVLRVFFTRPSYGVPASKRQCSDMDGICSICQAEFQKPVLLFCQHIFCEECITLWFNREKTCPLCRTVISEHINKWKDGATSSHLQMY from the exons ATGCAAGCCAGCTGTAACCAACTGCATGATCCTCCTGGCACTGCACACGATGAAGATGCTGCAGCCTCCCCATGTGTTCATTCAAGAGCTACAGAAGGTTCCCTTCACCCTGGAGATGTACATATCCAGATAAACTCCGGATCAAAAGAATATTCTGAAAATCCAAGCTCTAGAAATACAAGGTCAGGCGTCTGTACCTGTGCCCATGGATGTGTGCATAGTCGTTTCCGGAGTTACTCCCACAGTGAAGCAAGGCCACCTGATGACTTTGCCACAGAGTCTGGGGAACATGGAAGTGGCTCCTTCTCAGAATTCCGCTATCTCTTCAAGTGGTTGCAAAAGAGTCTTCCTTATATTTTGATTTTGGGTATTAAACTTGTTATGCAGCATATAACAG GAATTTCTCTTGGAATTGGGCTGCTAACAACTTTTATGTATGCAAACAAAAGCATTGTAAATCAGGTTTTTCTAAGA GAACGGTCGTCAAAGCTTCACTGTGCTTGGTTACTGGTGTTCCTGGCAGGTTCTTCCATCCTCTTATATTACACCTTTCATTCTCAGTCACTTCATTACAG CTTAGTTTTCTTAAACCCTACACTTGAACAGTTGAGCTTCTGGGAAGTTCTTTGGATTGTTGGAATTACAGACTtcattctgaaattctttttcatGGGTTTAAAATGCCTGATTTTACTGGTGCCTTCTTTCTTCATGCCTTTTAAATCAAAG gGATATTGGTACATGCTTTTAGAAGAATTGTGTCAGTATTACCGAATTTTTGTTCCCATACCAGTTTGGTTTCGGTACCTTATAAGCTACGGGGAGTTTGGTAATGTAACTACATGGAGTCTTGGGATATTGCTGGCTTTACTCTACCTCATACTAAAA CTTTTGGACTTTTTTGGACATTTGAGAACTTTCAGACAGGTCTTACGAGTATTTTTTACACGACCA AGTTATGGAGTGCCTGCCAGCAAGAGACAGTGTTCAGATATGGATGGTATTTGTTCAATATGTCAAGCTGAATTTCAGAAGCCAGTTCTTCTCTTTTGTCAA CATATATTCTGTGAAGAATGTATTACCTTATGGTTTAACAGAGAGAAAACATGTCCACTGTGCAGAACTGTGATTTCAGaacatataaacaaatggaaagatGGAGCCACATCATCTCATCTTCAGATGTACTAA